ACCTTCGGAGCCGGCCAGGAATGAATTTTTGTAAACTACACGGCCCAGAATATTATAAATATAGATATCCAGATTGCCGTCTTTGTTCAGTTCATAAGATACTGCCAGTGTTCCTAAATCAGGATTGTAAGGAGAAGGATATGGCAGAATAGCGCTGTTGAAATTCAGAGCTAATGCATCGCTGGAACCGGCTACCCTGATAATGATACTCTGAGGCGCAGATTTTTCACCGTTCCAATCAACTGCTACCACGGTCAAGGGATGTGTGCCTGCAGCCAGGTTCAAACCTGAAGCAATGGCATTTTCCGAAGCTACCGGATTGAAAGTTACTGTATTTATGGTAACACCGGCATCTTTAATAACCAAAGTGCCGACTACTCCGGCAGAAACAAGAGAAGTGTCCACATAAACGTTTAAAGTTAACGGATTACTGATATAATCATAATTTACCAGCAACTTTGTACCGGCGTAAATATTACTGCTTACATCTAACCGCCCTATCTGTGATCCGCCATTAGTATTGAAACCCACAGATGTTCTGTCTGAAACATTACCTGCCTGATCTATGGCGAATAAAGAATAATAATAAGTAACACCCTTTGTGATTGTATCCAGAACATTATTCAGCGCTCCATTAAAAATCAGGGCTCCGTCAGTAGGAGTTAAAGGATAATGATCGGTACTCTTCAGCACCATTGTCCCGATATTATCAGAACTTGTTGACGGTACCCAGGAAATTCTGACTGTTGCGGTGGTAAGATTATCCGCAATGACATTTACCGTTACTCCGGTTACAGGAGCCGGCGCTGTAAAATCTGTGGTAACAAACT
The window above is part of the Candidatus Margulisiibacteriota bacterium genome. Proteins encoded here:
- a CDS encoding CIA30 family protein, whose product is WGFYDWTYDDTLAPNFGNSTINMSINNVDAANGTTYSAYLNYTLGSAYSYRFAGFGLSVTADGAEVDLSQYTGIEFYVKGSGNKLSLELNSAEYGTNANYYTKEYTTSGTWTKIVLPFKDMTQPSWAPTKDITNVLKRMKSVQFKASSQLIESGWFRVDEIKFVTTDFTAPAPVTGVTVNVIADNLTTATVRISWVPSTSSDNIGTMVLKSTDHYPLTPTDGALIFNGALNNVLDTITKGVTYYYSLFAIDQAGNVSDRTSVGFNTNGGSQIGRLDVSSNIYAGTKLLVNYDYISNPLTLNVYVDTSLVSAGVVGTLVIKDAGVTINTVTFNPVASENAIASGLNLAAGTHPLTVVAVDWNGEKSAPQSIIIRVAGSSDALALNFNSAILPYPSPYNPDLGTLAVSYELNKDGNLDIYIYNILGRVVYKNSFLAGSEGGKAGYNEITVPATDSFGQKWSNGVYIIRLVADRKVIGTGKVLVLR